A genomic region of Solanum dulcamara chromosome 2, daSolDulc1.2, whole genome shotgun sequence contains the following coding sequences:
- the LOC129880001 gene encoding protein CHUP1, chloroplastic isoform X2 gives MIVRVGFLVAASIAAYAVKQINVKPSKPSSDPLDKNSENGEPLLEQRGGEGYEKEQLLYSTDGLKEVDEEEEKEEVKLINGIINSAQGNQIDLDDDLFPEFEDLLSGEIEFPLPSDKYDTGREEREKIYQTEMANISNELERLRNLVKELEEREVKLEGELLEYYGLKEQESDVLELQKQLKIKSVEIDMLNITINTLQAEKQKLQEEVFHGTTARKDLEAARGKIKELQRQMQLEANQTKAQLLLLKQHVTGLQEKEEEAFKRDSEVDKKLKLVKELEVEVMELKRKNKELQHEKRELVIKLDAAESKIANLSNMTENEMVAQVREEATNLKHTNEDLLKQVEGLQMNRFSEVEELVYLRWVNACLRFELRNYQTPQGKVSARDLSKNLSPRSQQKAKQLMLEYAGSERGQGDTDLESNFSQPSSPGSEDFDNASIDSSTSRFSSFSKKPNLIQKLKKWGSRGVRDDSSIMSSPARSLGGASPGRMSMSVRPRGPLESLMLRNAGEGVAITSFGTADEYDSPDTPKLPPIRTQESSSEALNSVASSFSLMSKSVEGVLDEKYPAFKDRHKLAVEREKTIKVKAEQARAARFERSLPPKLAQLKEKPVSLAGSVPVLPVVSSTGDSAEQSGDSKTDSQAVSKMKFVNIEKRPTRTPRPPPKRSGGGTAPAGNNVTGGAPGGPPPPPPPPGAPPPPPPPGGGPPRPPPPPGSLMKGGAGGDKVHRAPELVEFYQSLMKRESKKDTSSALITATSSTSDARSNMIGEIENRSTFLLAVKADVESQGEFVESLATEVRAASFTNIEDLVAFVNWLDEELSFLVDERAVLKHFDWPEGKADALREAAFEYQDLMKLEKQVTTFVDDPNLQCDAALKKMYRLLEKVEQSVYALLRTRDMAASRYREFGIPTDWLQDSGVVGKIKLSSVQLARKYMKRVASELDAMDGPEKEPNREFLILQGVRFAFRVHQFAGGFDAESMKAFEELRSRVQSQTEGENTQEP, from the exons ATGATAGTTAGGGTAGGGTTCTTGGTTGCTGCTTCTATAGCTGCTTATGCAGTTAAGCAGATAAATGTAAAACCCTCAAAGCCATCATCTGACCCTTTAGACAAGAATTCAG AAAATGGTGAACCATTGCTTGAACAACGAGGAGGCGAAGGGTATGAAAAGGAGCAGCTCTTGTATTCGACGGATGGCCTCAAAGAAGTG gatgaggaagaagagaaagaagaagttAAATTAATCAATGGAATTATAAATTCAGCACAGGGTAACCAGATTGATCTTGATGATGATCTTTTCCCTGAATTCGAAGATCTTTTATCTGGGGAGATTGAATTTCCATTACCAAGTGACAAGTATGATAcaggaagagaagagagagagaagattTACCAAACTGAGATGGCCAACATCTCGAATGAGCTTGAAAGATTGCGAAACCTTGTTAAGGAACTCGAGGAAAGGGAGGTGAAGCTTGAAGGGGAGTTGCTTGAGTATTATGGTTTGAAGGAGCAAGAATCGGATGTTCTCGAGTTACAAAAGCAGCTCAAGATTAAGTCTGTTGAGATTGACATGCTCAACATCACGATAAATACGTTACAGGCCGAGAAACAAAAGCTTCAAGAGGAGGTTTTTCATGGAACTACTGCTAGGAAAGATCTAGAAGCTGCTAGAGGCAAGATTAAGGAGCTGCAAAGGCAGATGCAACTCGAAGCTAACCAAACAAAAGCTCAGTTGTTGTTGCTAAAACAGCATGTTACTGGacttcaagaaaaggaagaggaAGCTTTCAAGAGAGATTCCGAGGTTGACAAGAAGCTTAAACTTGTGAAGGAGTTGGAAGTGGAGGTTATGGAGCTTAAGAGGAAGAACAAAGAACTTCAGCACGAAAAGAGAGAGTTGGTTATTAAATTGGATGCTGCTGAATCTAAAATAGCAAACTTGTCTAATATGACGGAG AATGAAATGGTTGCCCAGGTGAGGGAAGAAGCAACTAATTTGAAGCATACAAATGAAGATCTTCTAAAACAAGTAGAAGGACTTCAAATGAACAGATTCAGTGAAGTTGAAGAGCTAGTGTATCTTCGTTGGGTCAATGCATGCTTAAGATTTGAACTTCGGAACTACCAAACACCTCAAGGAAAAGTATCCGCTCGTGATCTCAGTAAAAATCTGAGCCCAAGATCTCAGCAAAAGGCCAAACAGTTGATGTTAGAATACGCAGGATCAGAACGAGGCCAAGGAGATACAGATCTCGAAAGCAATTTTTCTCAGCCATCTTCTCCCGGTagtgaagactttgataatGCTTCTATTGACAGTTCCACTAGCAGATTTAGTAGTTTCAGTAAGAAGCCCAACTTAATCCAGAAGTTGAAGAAATGGGGCAGCAGAGGTGTTAGAGACGATTCTAGCATTATGTCTTCACCAGCAAGATCTCTTGGGGGAGCATCTCCTGGTAGGATGAGTATGAGCGTTAGACCAAGGGGCCCGCTGGAATCTCTAATGCTTAGGAACGCGGGTGAAGGTGTAGCCATCACTAGTTTTGGAACAGCTGATGAATATGATTCCCCCGACACACCAAAGCTTCCACCGATTAGGACACAAGAATCTTCGTCTGAGGCACTGAATTCAGTTGCATCATCATTCTCTCTAATGTCAAAATCAGTGGAAGGAGTTCTAGATGAGAAGTATCCGGCATTCAAAGATAGGCATAAGCTGGCAGTAGAACGAGAGAAGACAATTAAAGTTAAAGCCGAGCAGGCAAGAGCAGCAAGGTTTGAGAGGTCCTTGCCTCCAAAACTTGCTCAACTGAAAGAGAAGCCGGTATCCCTTGCGGGGTCAGTACCAGTTTTGCCGGTGGTCTCTTCCACTGGTGACTCAGCAGAGCAGTCTGGTGATAGCAAAACCGACTCTCAAGCGGTGAGCAAAATGAAATTTGttaatattgagaaaagacCTACTAGGACTCCTCGTCCACCTCCTAAACGATCAGGAGGTGGTACGGCTCCAGCTGGTAATAATGTTACAGGAGGAGCACCTGGAGGTCCACCTCCACCACCTCCTCCGCCTGGTGCTCCACCACCGCCACCGCCACCTGGCGGTGGACCTCCTAGGCCACCACCTCCTCCTGGATCTCTAATGAAAGGAGGAGCTGGAGGTGATAAGGTCCATCGTGCTCCTGAATTAGTTGAATTCTACCAATCATTGATGAAACGCGAGTCCAAGAAGGATACATCATCAGCTTTGATAACCGCTACTTCAAGCACATCAGATGCAAGAAGCAACATGATCGGGGAGATAGAAAACAGATCCACATTCCTCTTAGCT GTGAAAGCTGATGTGGAAAGTCAAGGTGAATTTGTCGAGTCATTGGCAACTGAAGTTCGTGCTGCTTCTTTTACCAATATTGAGGATCTAGTGGCATTCGTGAACTGGCTAGATGAAGAACTCTCCTTCTTG GTTGACGAACGAGCTGTCCTCAAGCACTTTGACTGGCCTGAGGGTAAAGCGGATGCGTTGAGAGAGGCTGCCTTTGAATATCAAGATCTAATGAAACTAGAAAAGCAAGTAACCACCTTTGTAGATGACCCAAATCTCCAATGTGATGCTGCTTTGAAAAAGATGTACAGGTTGCTTGAAAA GGTGGAACAGAGTGTATATGCACTATTGCGTACTCGCGATATGGCTGCATCACGATACAGAGAATTTGGCATTCCTACTGATTGGTTGCAAGATTCAGGTGTTGTTGGCAAG ATAAAGCTTTCATCAGTACAATTGGCGAGGAAGTACATGAAACGCGTAGCATCAGAGCTTGATGCCATGGATGGACCCGAGAAGGAACCAAATAGAGAATTTTTGATTCTACAAGGGGTTCGTTTTGCTTTCAGAGTTCATCAG TTTGCTGGAGGATTTGATGCTGAAAGCATGAAGGCGTTTGAAGAACTAAGGAGTCGTGTTCAGTCACAAACAGAAGGAGAGAATACACAAGAACCATGA
- the LOC129880004 gene encoding probable transmembrane ascorbate ferrireductase 4, translated as MAAAAQSLSPFSLLVLARFSASIVALLVLTWALHFKTSFYPHSSSPQEDLIYAVLHPLLMVIGFILISGEAILVHRWLPGSRNLKKSVHLCLQGLALACGIFGIWTKFHSRDGIVANFYSLHSWMGIICVTLFGAQWLMGFLSFWHRGEVRMTRIRILPWHVFLGLYTYGLAVATAETGLLEKLTFLQTNGAVQKRCTESMIVNGMGLSLALLSGMVIFAAVLPKYQTPHSRSVYSSNKLHS; from the exons ATGGCTGCTGCTGCACAGTCACTTTCACCATTTTCACTACTTGTCTTAGCAAGATTTTCAGCTTCCATTGTTGCCCTTCTTGTTCTTACTTGGGCTCTTCACTTCAAGACTAGCTTTTACCCTCATTCTTCTTCTCCTCAAGAAGACCTTATTTATGCT GTTCTTCATCCATTATTAATGGTTATTGGGTTCATTCTTATAAGTGGAGAAG CCATTTTAGTGCATAGATGGTTGCCAGGTTcaagaaatttaaagaaatcaGTGCATTTGTGTCTGCAAGGACTGGCTTTGGCTTGTGGGATTTTTGGGATATGGACAAAATTTCATAGCAGAGATGGGATTGTGGCTAATTTCTATAGTTTGCATTCTTGGATGGGTATCATTTGTGTTACCCTATTTGGGGCTCAG TGGTTGATGGGCTTCTTAAGCTTTTGGCACAGAGGAGAGGTGCGAATGACAAGAATACGTATTCTTCCATGGCATGTATTCCTTGGTCTTTACACATATGGCTTGGCAGTGGCAACAGCAGAAACAGGACTTCTTGAGAAGTTAACCTTCTTACAAACAAACGGAGCTGTACAGAAACGTTGCACAGAGTCCATGATCGTAAATGGTATGGGACTCAGCTTAGCTCTCCTCAGTGGCATGGTGATATTTGCTGCTGTGTTGCCAAAGTATCAAACGCCACATTCAAGGAGTGTTTACTCTAGTAATAAGCTACATTCTTAA
- the LOC129880001 gene encoding protein CHUP1, chloroplastic isoform X1, with amino-acid sequence MIVRVGFLVAASIAAYAVKQINVKPSKPSSDPLDKNSENGEPLLEQRGGEGYEKEQLLYSTDGLKEVVDEEEEKEEVKLINGIINSAQGNQIDLDDDLFPEFEDLLSGEIEFPLPSDKYDTGREEREKIYQTEMANISNELERLRNLVKELEEREVKLEGELLEYYGLKEQESDVLELQKQLKIKSVEIDMLNITINTLQAEKQKLQEEVFHGTTARKDLEAARGKIKELQRQMQLEANQTKAQLLLLKQHVTGLQEKEEEAFKRDSEVDKKLKLVKELEVEVMELKRKNKELQHEKRELVIKLDAAESKIANLSNMTENEMVAQVREEATNLKHTNEDLLKQVEGLQMNRFSEVEELVYLRWVNACLRFELRNYQTPQGKVSARDLSKNLSPRSQQKAKQLMLEYAGSERGQGDTDLESNFSQPSSPGSEDFDNASIDSSTSRFSSFSKKPNLIQKLKKWGSRGVRDDSSIMSSPARSLGGASPGRMSMSVRPRGPLESLMLRNAGEGVAITSFGTADEYDSPDTPKLPPIRTQESSSEALNSVASSFSLMSKSVEGVLDEKYPAFKDRHKLAVEREKTIKVKAEQARAARFERSLPPKLAQLKEKPVSLAGSVPVLPVVSSTGDSAEQSGDSKTDSQAVSKMKFVNIEKRPTRTPRPPPKRSGGGTAPAGNNVTGGAPGGPPPPPPPPGAPPPPPPPGGGPPRPPPPPGSLMKGGAGGDKVHRAPELVEFYQSLMKRESKKDTSSALITATSSTSDARSNMIGEIENRSTFLLAVKADVESQGEFVESLATEVRAASFTNIEDLVAFVNWLDEELSFLVDERAVLKHFDWPEGKADALREAAFEYQDLMKLEKQVTTFVDDPNLQCDAALKKMYRLLEKVEQSVYALLRTRDMAASRYREFGIPTDWLQDSGVVGKIKLSSVQLARKYMKRVASELDAMDGPEKEPNREFLILQGVRFAFRVHQFAGGFDAESMKAFEELRSRVQSQTEGENTQEP; translated from the exons ATGATAGTTAGGGTAGGGTTCTTGGTTGCTGCTTCTATAGCTGCTTATGCAGTTAAGCAGATAAATGTAAAACCCTCAAAGCCATCATCTGACCCTTTAGACAAGAATTCAG AAAATGGTGAACCATTGCTTGAACAACGAGGAGGCGAAGGGTATGAAAAGGAGCAGCTCTTGTATTCGACGGATGGCCTCAAAGAAGTGGTC gatgaggaagaagagaaagaagaagttAAATTAATCAATGGAATTATAAATTCAGCACAGGGTAACCAGATTGATCTTGATGATGATCTTTTCCCTGAATTCGAAGATCTTTTATCTGGGGAGATTGAATTTCCATTACCAAGTGACAAGTATGATAcaggaagagaagagagagagaagattTACCAAACTGAGATGGCCAACATCTCGAATGAGCTTGAAAGATTGCGAAACCTTGTTAAGGAACTCGAGGAAAGGGAGGTGAAGCTTGAAGGGGAGTTGCTTGAGTATTATGGTTTGAAGGAGCAAGAATCGGATGTTCTCGAGTTACAAAAGCAGCTCAAGATTAAGTCTGTTGAGATTGACATGCTCAACATCACGATAAATACGTTACAGGCCGAGAAACAAAAGCTTCAAGAGGAGGTTTTTCATGGAACTACTGCTAGGAAAGATCTAGAAGCTGCTAGAGGCAAGATTAAGGAGCTGCAAAGGCAGATGCAACTCGAAGCTAACCAAACAAAAGCTCAGTTGTTGTTGCTAAAACAGCATGTTACTGGacttcaagaaaaggaagaggaAGCTTTCAAGAGAGATTCCGAGGTTGACAAGAAGCTTAAACTTGTGAAGGAGTTGGAAGTGGAGGTTATGGAGCTTAAGAGGAAGAACAAAGAACTTCAGCACGAAAAGAGAGAGTTGGTTATTAAATTGGATGCTGCTGAATCTAAAATAGCAAACTTGTCTAATATGACGGAG AATGAAATGGTTGCCCAGGTGAGGGAAGAAGCAACTAATTTGAAGCATACAAATGAAGATCTTCTAAAACAAGTAGAAGGACTTCAAATGAACAGATTCAGTGAAGTTGAAGAGCTAGTGTATCTTCGTTGGGTCAATGCATGCTTAAGATTTGAACTTCGGAACTACCAAACACCTCAAGGAAAAGTATCCGCTCGTGATCTCAGTAAAAATCTGAGCCCAAGATCTCAGCAAAAGGCCAAACAGTTGATGTTAGAATACGCAGGATCAGAACGAGGCCAAGGAGATACAGATCTCGAAAGCAATTTTTCTCAGCCATCTTCTCCCGGTagtgaagactttgataatGCTTCTATTGACAGTTCCACTAGCAGATTTAGTAGTTTCAGTAAGAAGCCCAACTTAATCCAGAAGTTGAAGAAATGGGGCAGCAGAGGTGTTAGAGACGATTCTAGCATTATGTCTTCACCAGCAAGATCTCTTGGGGGAGCATCTCCTGGTAGGATGAGTATGAGCGTTAGACCAAGGGGCCCGCTGGAATCTCTAATGCTTAGGAACGCGGGTGAAGGTGTAGCCATCACTAGTTTTGGAACAGCTGATGAATATGATTCCCCCGACACACCAAAGCTTCCACCGATTAGGACACAAGAATCTTCGTCTGAGGCACTGAATTCAGTTGCATCATCATTCTCTCTAATGTCAAAATCAGTGGAAGGAGTTCTAGATGAGAAGTATCCGGCATTCAAAGATAGGCATAAGCTGGCAGTAGAACGAGAGAAGACAATTAAAGTTAAAGCCGAGCAGGCAAGAGCAGCAAGGTTTGAGAGGTCCTTGCCTCCAAAACTTGCTCAACTGAAAGAGAAGCCGGTATCCCTTGCGGGGTCAGTACCAGTTTTGCCGGTGGTCTCTTCCACTGGTGACTCAGCAGAGCAGTCTGGTGATAGCAAAACCGACTCTCAAGCGGTGAGCAAAATGAAATTTGttaatattgagaaaagacCTACTAGGACTCCTCGTCCACCTCCTAAACGATCAGGAGGTGGTACGGCTCCAGCTGGTAATAATGTTACAGGAGGAGCACCTGGAGGTCCACCTCCACCACCTCCTCCGCCTGGTGCTCCACCACCGCCACCGCCACCTGGCGGTGGACCTCCTAGGCCACCACCTCCTCCTGGATCTCTAATGAAAGGAGGAGCTGGAGGTGATAAGGTCCATCGTGCTCCTGAATTAGTTGAATTCTACCAATCATTGATGAAACGCGAGTCCAAGAAGGATACATCATCAGCTTTGATAACCGCTACTTCAAGCACATCAGATGCAAGAAGCAACATGATCGGGGAGATAGAAAACAGATCCACATTCCTCTTAGCT GTGAAAGCTGATGTGGAAAGTCAAGGTGAATTTGTCGAGTCATTGGCAACTGAAGTTCGTGCTGCTTCTTTTACCAATATTGAGGATCTAGTGGCATTCGTGAACTGGCTAGATGAAGAACTCTCCTTCTTG GTTGACGAACGAGCTGTCCTCAAGCACTTTGACTGGCCTGAGGGTAAAGCGGATGCGTTGAGAGAGGCTGCCTTTGAATATCAAGATCTAATGAAACTAGAAAAGCAAGTAACCACCTTTGTAGATGACCCAAATCTCCAATGTGATGCTGCTTTGAAAAAGATGTACAGGTTGCTTGAAAA GGTGGAACAGAGTGTATATGCACTATTGCGTACTCGCGATATGGCTGCATCACGATACAGAGAATTTGGCATTCCTACTGATTGGTTGCAAGATTCAGGTGTTGTTGGCAAG ATAAAGCTTTCATCAGTACAATTGGCGAGGAAGTACATGAAACGCGTAGCATCAGAGCTTGATGCCATGGATGGACCCGAGAAGGAACCAAATAGAGAATTTTTGATTCTACAAGGGGTTCGTTTTGCTTTCAGAGTTCATCAG TTTGCTGGAGGATTTGATGCTGAAAGCATGAAGGCGTTTGAAGAACTAAGGAGTCGTGTTCAGTCACAAACAGAAGGAGAGAATACACAAGAACCATGA
- the LOC129880003 gene encoding uncharacterized protein LOC129880003 — MCSSIIPSSLTFPPKSPFIYGQDLFFPSYPFLLRTRIPKFSLSASVSEKVAEVSWGISDPNAFDEYNGWDLVEPTVFKKKKKGLSKFLVIGMSVSLAAGLGVASYFSLYQKGFKFQFTGPFHESHDNLVPNEAASKGEDGETADLSMESAQISETVEGVSDFDDKNVVLETSHVSTKGVTRGVLGRITIPFAVDSTQEEALFMLKKLKIIEDDVKADELCSRREYARWLVKANTQLERSRNHQIVPSVVLSGSAIAAFDDVSVEDPDFATIQSLAEAGIIPSKLSDKEFSSTPNVSEDQGVCFSPDRFLSRQDLISWKAKIEYEVMPGIDKEISRKNIGFLDVRDINSEALVELFVDLRAGEQSILRRVFGQAKRFQPDKPSTKAQAAVSLTSGRMEDYIHSELAKLEAENLSRLMAMEEIKSDLLDRGEIQRIWESKMEAERNRGLEVESAYLASVRDLEQEKLVQEVARAELLRQKAALDCQKQLLSSLKEEVNEMSERLAREKFKHVDEQCDLSGTIHDLQVKHEVLLDKKSMLEAEIEALRKLRSWVEDEARRSQARTKVLEEVERRWKWEEQ; from the exons ATGTGTTCTTCTATAATCCCATCTTCTCTTACCTTTCCACCTAAATCCCCTTTCATCTACGGTCAAGATTTGTTTTTTCCCTCATACCCATTTCTCCTTAGGACTAGAATTCCTAAGTTTTCCCTCTCTGCTTCAGTTTCAGAAAAAGTTGCAGAAGTTTCATGGGGTATTTCTGATCCAAATGCCTTTGATGAGTACAATGGTTGGGACTTGGTTGAACCTACAGttttcaagaagaagaaaaaag GTTTGTCGAAATTTTTGGTTATTGGTATGTCAGTGTCTCTTGCTGCTGGACTTGGTGTTGCTTCCTACTTTTCACTATACCAGAAAG gattcaaatttcaatttacTGGGCCATTCCATGAGTCACATGATAATTTAGTACCTAATGAGGCTGCTAGTAAGGGAGAAGATGGTGAAACTGCTGATTTGTCAATGGAAAGTGCTCAGATTTCTGAAACAGTGGAGGGAGTTTCTGATTTCGATGATAAAAATGTTGTCTTGG AGACAAGCCATGTTTCAACTAAAGGAGTAACTAGAGGAGTACTTGGACGTATTACAATTCCCTTTGCTGTAGATTCTACTCAAGAAGAAGCTCTTTTTATGTTGAAGAAACTCAAG ATCATTGAAGATGATGTTAAAGCAGATGAACTATGTTCAAGGAGGGAATATGCAAGATGGTTAGTTAAAGCAAACACACAACTGGAAAG GAGTAGAAACCATCAGATAGTACCATCAGTTGTGCTTTCTGGTTCTGCAATTGCTGCCTTTGAtgatgtgagtgttgaagacCCTGATTTTGCGACCATTCAAT CCCTAGCTGAGGCTGGTATTATTCCTAGCAAGCTGTCAGATAAGGAGTTTTCTTCCACTCCAAATGTTTCAGAAGATCAGGGCGTCTGTTTTTCCCCTGATAG ATTTTTGTCTCGCCAAGATCTAATTAGTTGGAAAGCCAAAATAGAGTATGAAGTCATGCCAGGCATAGATAAAGAG ATATCAAGGAAGAACATAGGCTTTCTGGATGTAAGGGACATCAATTCTGAAGCTTTGGTGGAACTTTTTGTGGATTTACGGGCTGGTGAACAGAGCATTCTTCGGAGAGTTTTTG GACAGGCGAAACGATTCCAGCCTGATAAACCATCCACGAAGGCTCAGGCAGCTGTGTCACTGACAAGTGGGAGAATGGAAGATTATATACATAGTGAACTGGCAAAACTTGAAGCAGAAAATTTATCGAGACTAATGGCAATGGAAGAAATAAAGTCTGACCTACTTGATAGAGGAGAAATACAGAGGATTTGGGAGAGTAAAATGGAAGCAGAAAGAAATCGTGGTTTGGAGGTAGAGAGTGCTTATCTTGCTTCTGTTAGAGATTTAGAACAGGAAAAACTTGTACAAGAGGTTGCTCGAGCTGAGCTTCTGAGGCAGAAGGCAGCTCTAGACTGTCAGAAGCAGCTACTTTCTAGTCTGAAGGAAGAGGTCAATGAGATGTCCGAAAGGCTTGCACGTGAGAAGTTTAAGCATGTGGATGAGCAGTGTGATTTAAGTGGTACGATTCATGATTTGCAGGTTAAGCATGAAGTTTTGCTTGACAAAAAATCTATGTTGGAAGCTGAGATTGAAGCTTTGCGAAAACTGAG ATCATGGGTCGAGGATGAAGCGAGAAGAAGTCAAGCTCGCACTAAAGTTCTCGAGGAGGTTGAACGAAGATGGAAATGGGAGGAGCAATAG